Sequence from the Flavobacterium sp. TR2 genome:
TAATCGATCTCGACTAAAATAGGACAATGATCTGAATGCATAGCGTCTGGAAGTATAACAGCTCTTTTTAGTCTGCTTTCTAACACATTGCTCACCAAATTGTAATCGATACGCCAGCCTTTATTATTTCCTCTTGCTCCTGCGCGGTAACTCCACCAAGAATAATGGTGCGGTTCTTTGTTGAAATGACGGAAACTATCAATAAACCCAGACTTCATAAATGCATCTAGCCAAGCGCGTTCTGCCGGAAGAAAACCAGAAACGGTTTTATTGCGAACCGGATCATGAATGTCTATCGCTTCGTGACAAATATTATAATCTCCGCAGATAATTAGATTTGGAATCGTAAGTTTCAATTCGTTAATGTAATTCTGAAAATCATCCATAAACATGAATTTATGATCCAGTCTTTCAATGTTTGTACCAGATGGAAGATACAGACTCATTACAGAAACATCATCAAAATCGGCACGAAGATTTCTGCCTTCAAAATCCATATGGTGAATTCCTGTTCCGTAAACAATATTATTCGGTTTCGTTTTAGAAAGAATCGCTACTCCACTGTACCCTTTTTTGGTTGCAGGATAGTAATATTGAAACGGATAGCCGGCTGCCGTAATATCATCAACTGGAATTTGATCTTGTGTCGCTTTTATTTCCTGAAGGCATATTACATCAGGATTTGCTTGTTGCAGCCACTCGATAAACCCTTTGTTTATTGCCGCTCTAATTCCGTTTACATTATAAGAAATTATTTTCATCAGTGATTTTTTTAGGATTCCAAATGTAATAAAAAAGTGCAAAGTTTGTCTTGGAAACAGCGAAAAGTAGACTTTTTTGTTATCTTTGTTCGCTGTTCTAATAAATTAAAAGTAGTACATGGGTTTAGTTACCGCGAAAGAAGTTGCAAAAGCAATAAATGTTGAAAAGTACGGAGTTTTCGGTACCTTTTCTGGCTGGATTCTTATGAAGGTTCTTAAGATCTCGACCCTTAATAAAATTTACGATCGCAATAAACATTTGGAAGACCTTGACTTTTTGAATGGAATTTTGGACGAAATGGAAATTAAGTTCGAAATCCCAGAAGAAGATTTAAAGCGTCTGCCAAAAGATGGTGCGTACATTACCATTTCTAATCATCCGCTTGGAGGAATTGACGGAATTTTGCTTTTGAAACTGATGCTTGAAAGAGAGCCAAATTTCAAAATCATTGCCAATTTCTTATTACATAGAATTGTTCCGATGAAAAAATACATTATGCCGGTTAATCCTTTTGAAAACCATAAGGATGCAAAATCGAGCGTAATTGGCATTAAAGAAACTTTACGCCATTTGAGTGACGGCAAGCCTTTAGGAATTTTTCCTGCAGGTGAAGTTTCGACTTACAAAGACGGTAAATTAGTAGTAGACAAACCTTGGGAAGAAGGTGCTCTGAAATTGATCAGAAAAGCTAAAGTTCCTGTTGTTCCCATTTACTTTCATGCCAAAAACAGTAAATTATTCTACTGGCTTTCTAAGATTGACGACACTTTGCGCACTGCAAAACTTCCGTCTGAATTGCTTACGCAGAAAGATCGTGTAATTAAAGTTCGTATCGGAAAACCAATCTCTGTAAGTGAACAGAACGAAATTGAATCTTTTGAAGAATATTCAGAATTCTTAAGAAAGAAAACCTATATGCTTGCCAATCCGTTTGAGAAAGACACCAAACTGATCGATACAGCGAGCTTAAAAATACCTAAAGCTCCTAAGAAAATAGTTACTCCTGCAAACGAGTCAAAACTAATAGACGAAGTTCAAGCATTGCGTGACAGCGACAGCCGATTTTTACAGAGCAAAAACTATGAGGTTTTCTTTGCAAGTGCAAAAGAAATTCCGAACATTTTGCACGAAATAGGCCGTTTGCGCGAAATCACGTTCCGTGAAGTTGGCGAGGGAACAAACGAATCTATTGATATTGACGAATACGATCAGTACTATCACCATATGTTTTTATGGGACGATGAAACTAAAAAGATCGCAGGGGCATACCGTATGGGATTAGGTTCTGAAATTTATCCAAAATACGGAATTGAAGGCTTTTACCTGACCGATCTTTTCAGATTCGAACCAGAACTGCATGATATGATGCACAAGTCGATCGAAATGGGGCGCGCTTTTATCGTGAAAGAATATCAGCAAAAACCGATGCCTTTATTCTTGTTGTGGAAAGGTATTATCCATACTACTTTGCGTCATCCTGAACACAAATATTTGGTTGGAGGCGTAAGCATCAGCAATCAGTTTTCAGATTTCTCTAAATCATTGATGATTGAGTTTATGAAATCTAACTATTACGACCCATATATTGCGCAATACATACACCCGAAAAAGGCTTACAAAGTAAAACTGAAAGATGCCGATAAAGATTTCATTTTTGACGAAGCAGAGTCTGATTTGAATAAGTTTGATAAAATCATTGACGAATTGGAACCTGGAAACTTACGTCTGCCAGTTTTAATTAAGAAATACATCAAGCAGAATGCGCGAGTGGTCGCTTTCAACGTTGACCCGTTATTCAACAATGCCATTGATGGTTTAATGTACATTCGAATTGCAGACATTCCAGAAAGCACGATGAAACCCGTAATTGAAGAGTTTCAGATTGAACTGGAAAAGAAATTATCTGAGAAAGAAGATTAATAATTAATACAAAGCATAAGCCGTTTCAAAATTTGAAACGGCTTTTTTTATGGCATCAAAATGCCTTTTTAAGCAAAAAAAATCCCATTCATCTCTGAACGGGATTTAACATCTAAATATATTTTTCTTTTAGAACCAGCCTTTTTTACCAACTTGGTATGTTTGGTAAAACTCTTCGTCTGATTTTGTCAAGTAGATAATTCCTTCAATGAATCCGATAATACTTCCAATTCCGCAAGTAACTACACTAATTACGATTTGTATAATTCCTTCTTGAGTATAACCTAAGACAAATTTATGAATCCCTAAAGATCCAAAAAGAATACCCATAAGTCCTGCTAATACTTTTTTGTTCTCCTGTTTTGGCTGAGAAGGAGTATTCCAGCTTTCTGGTTTTGTAGTTTCCATTTTTTATATTATTTAGTTAATTATTAATTCCTATTTCATCAATTTCTTCAATCGTACTTTTAGGATCTGGACCGTAATAGTTTTCTCCCTGTTCTCCTTCAGTAGCCAATAAAACCAAAAACCAGATAGGACCTACTAGCGGAATGCAAGAAATTAAAATATTCCAACCGCTTTTGCCTAAATCATGCATTCTTCGCACCGTTACTGCTAACGAAGGGATTATAGAAGCAATCGCATAAAGAACAAACAATCCTATTGCAATTGGAAGACCTAAAGTTACGCCTCCAAGTATTGAAGCTATGACCGCTAAAAAAATAAATACAAAAAAGATTAATGTTGTTGCAAGACGGAAATACCAATACTCACTTCTTCTAGCCCTGCCGCTAAAATTTGCATAGTTCTCAAACATGGCAATTTTATACCATTCAATCATATTTAGGATAATTTATTCTTACACCTACTCTTAGGATTTTCGGTTTTCTCCAAACTTCAAAAACAGAACCTATTTAGACTCATTCTTTTAAAATTCGGAGACAATATTATTAAAAATTAACAAATAAAGCTAATCTCACTAAATAAAATTTACAAGAAAAAACTCGTTATTAAATCCTAAAGGCTGTAGCCTAGATTTTACCGTACACAGCTTTAATTTTATCTACAATTACTTGTGCCAGACGCTCATGACTTTCAAAAGTCCAACCTGCAATATGAGGCGTCAGCAAGACATTTTTGGCCTCCATAAGATATTGAAGCGCTTCTGGCGTATTATTTTCCTGGAATAAAGTCTCAAACGAAAGTTTTTCATATTCCAAAACATCCAAACCTGCTCCTAGCACTTTTTTCTCTTTCATGGCTTCAACCAAATCTGCTGTAACGATGTTTTTACCACGAGAAGTATTGATGATCCAAAATGGCTTTTTAAACGCATTTATAAAGCTTTTGTTAACCATTTTATCCGTTTCTGGTGTCCAAGGAAGGTGAAGGCTTAAAACATCTGTTTTTTCGCGTAATTCTTCCAACGAAACTTGTCTCGCATTTTCATCACCAACATTGTCCAAAATATCATAGCATAAAACTTCTGTGTCAAAACCTCTCAGTTTTTTAGCAAAAGCTTTTCCCATGTTTCCGTAGCCAATGATTCCAACTGTTTTTAAATCCAATTCATGACCGCGATTGCTTTCACGATTCCAATGCCCTGCTTTCACTTCTGCATCAGCTTGATTCAGATTATTAAAGAGAGATAAAATTACGCCAAGCGAATGTTCTGCAACAGCATTGCGATTTCCCTCAGGAGCGGCAATCAGGTGAATTCCCCTTGCAGAAGCATACTCACAATCAATACTTTCAAGGCCTGCGCCAACCCTTGCAATAAATTGCAACTTTGTTGCTTTATCCAAAAAAGCCTTATCAATCTTGAATCTGCTTCGAATTACGATACCATTATACTCTTGAATTTTTGCTTCTATCTCTTCTTTTGAAGATTTAAAATCGGCGTGGTTTTCAAAACCGGCTTCTTCCAATTGATTCCAAAGAATTGGATTATTACTATCGATATGAAGAATTTTTACACTCATTTTTAATTGAATTTTTATACAAACAAAAATACGGTTAATTTAATCTCGCAAAGTCACAAAGCCGCAAAGTTTTTCTTATTGCAATAAACTTTGAATCACTGAATCTTTACGCCTTTGCTCCTAAACTTTTTATTGCGGAGATTTTTTTTTAACTTTGAAAGAATAAGGATTCCAGAATCCATCATATCAATCTCCAGAAAATTTTCCCTAATGAAACTTACCAAGACTTTTAAAGCCTTTTTTGAAAACGAAAAATCGGGAGGAATTATCTTGCTCTTTGTCACGATTTTATCTCTCTATCTAGCCAACTCTTCTTTTCATATTCCGTATGTTGCTTTTTGGGAAAAAGAAATTTCGGGACATTCTCTAACGCATTGGATCAATGACGGATTGATGACTATTTTCTTCCTTTTGATCGGATTGGAGCTGGAACGCGAAATTTATCATGGTGAATTATCCAATATTAAGAATGCTTCTCTGCCAATTATGGCAGCTTTTGGAGGAATGCTGGTTCCGGCCGCAATTTTTTTGGCTTTAAATTACGGAACAACCACACAAAACGGAGCAGGAATTCCTATGGCAACTGATATTGCTTTTGCAATCGGAATTTTATCGCTTCTCGGAAACAAAGTTCCGACTTCGTTAAAAGTGTTTTTAACTGCTTTGGCTGTTATTGACGATTTGGGCGCTATAATTGTTATTGCCGTTTTTTACACCACATCAATCTCTTTTCTGAATCTTGGAATTGCTCTCGGAATTTGGGGTCTTTTATTTGTGTTAAACCGAATGAAAATCCACAATCTGATTCCATATCTTATTGGTGGAGCAATAATGTGGTATTTTATGCTTAATTCTGGTGTTCATGCAACCATTACGGGAGTGATTTTGGCATTTGTAATTCCGTTTGGCGATGGTGGAGAAAAAACTTCATCATATCGATTACAGCATTTTTTACACCAGCCGGTTGCTTTTTTTATACTGCCTTTGTTTGCAATAGCCAATACTGCTATAACAATTACCGAAAACTGGCACGAAGGTCTTGATCATGTCAATACGTACGGAATTATTCTGGGTCTTGTAGTTGGAAAGCCGCTTGGAATTTTACTTTTTTCTTCTGTTGGTGTCACCTCAGGTTTATGCATTTTGCCTAAAAATTTAAAGTGGTCGCACATTCTGGGTGCGGGAATGCTGGGCGGAATAGGTTTCACCATGTCAATTTTTATTACGGTTCTTGCTTTCAAAAATCCTGAAATTGTTGTTTTTTCTAAAATCGCGATTCTAATCGCTTCTTTCTTAGCCGGGCTTTTGGGATTTGTGTATTTAAAATATACTCTGAATAAAAAAACTAGCAAAAAATGACCAGCAATTACAGATTAGCCATTATGCCTGTTCCTGTTTGGACTGACTTTCGCTCAGACTGACAATCGTTAAACTGCAAAAAAAATTCCAATCTTCCCGAAAACTCAGGATAAAATTGGAATTTGTAATTTAAAATATTGAATATTAATAGATCTAACCTTTGATTTGTTTCAAAGAAGTTTTGATTCCTTTAATTAATGATGAACTGAAACCATTGTGCTCCATTTCATTTAAACCAACGATTGTACAGCCTTGCGGTGTTGTTACACGGTCGATTAATTGTTCTGGGTGCACTCGTTCTTCCAGAAGCATTTTTGCCGCTCCTTTTACCGTTTGAGCCGCAATTGCTAAAGCCGTGTTAGAATCAAATCCAATTTCGATTCCTGCTTGCATAGACGCACGAATGTAACGCAATGCATACGCCGTTCCGCACGCGCCCAAAACTGTCGCTGCATCCATTAATTTTTCGTCGATTACAGGAGCTGTTCCTAAATCTTGAAATAGATCAACAACCGGCGAGGCATTTTCTTTGTATTTTTCTGGGAAGGAAATACAAGTTGCCGATTCTCCAAACTGCGCAGCAATATTTGGCATAATGCGCACTACAGGGTATTCAAAATTAGTTTTAGACTGAAGCATATCCAAAGACAATCCGCTAACAGCTGAAGCAATTGTTTTGTTTTGGATAACGGGCAGAATTTCGGCCAAAACCGTATCTACCTGATAAGGTTTAATGGTTAAGATTACAACATCAGCTTCTTGAATGTTGTGTTTATTATCGTTAGAAACCGTAATTCCGTATTCTGATAAATATTGAATACTTGCAGTGTTTCTCCTTGTGACAGTAACTTGGTTGTTTTTCGAGAATTTAGCAATTCCCAAGGCAATAGAAACCCCAAGGTTTCCTCCTCCAATAATGTGTACTTTCATTTTGGTTCGCTTTAAAATATTTCTGGTTGGTAAACAGCATTTTCCGTCTGCAAATTACGCAGATTTTAGAGATTTTAAATCACTGCAAACGGCTAATTTGTGGCAAAAATCTAGAATCCAAGAATCAGGTTTGCCACTCCAAAGTAGAGCATAATTCCGAATACGTCGTTGGTCGTTGTAATAAACGGGCCGGTCGCGATTGCGGGATCGATTTTATTTTTGTTCAAGAAAAGCGGGACTAAAGTTCCTAAAGTTGCTGCAAAAAGAATTACCACAATCATCGAAATTGAAATCGCAAATCCTACTAAATACTGCTGATACATAATAGAATGATACCCTAATAAAAGCAGCGAAATGATGCTTCCAGAAATCATCGAAACGGTAATTTCTTTGGTAAAATAACCACGGCTGAAATCTTTTAAAGTTCCATTGGCCAAACCTTGCACAACGATTGCCGAAGCTTGAACCCCAATATTTCCTGCAGTAGCAGAAAGCAATGGCACAAATATGATTAAAGTAGAATATTTTTGAAAAGTGCTTTCGTTTCCTTTTAAAACAAATGATGCTACAATTTCGATCACCATTCCTATCAAAAGCCAAGGCAGGCGCGCTTTTGTCAGTTCGTAAACACTGTCATTCGATTCAACGTCTTGCGTAATACCGGCTGCTAACTGGTAATCTTTATCAGCTTCTTCCTTGATTACGTCTACGATATCGTCGATGGTAATTCTTCCCACCAATCGGCCTAACTCATCAACTACCGGAATAGCTTCTAAGTCGTATTTCTGCATGATACGAGCTACCTCAACGTCTTCGGTATCAACTTTTACAAAATTTAATTTTCGGATATAAACGTCGCCAATTTGCGTTTTGGTCGAAGAAGTCAATAAATCTTTAAGCGATAATCTGCCTTTTAATCGGTTTTCATCGTCTACTACGTAAATTGAATGTACTCTAGAAACATTTTCTGCCTGAATTCGCATTTCTTTCACGCAGGTTAAGACAGTCCAATTTTCATTCACTTTTACAAGCTCTTTTCCCATCAAACCACCAGCAGTGTTTTCGTCGTAGCGCAAAAGATCAACAATGTCTTTAGCGTGTTCAACGTCGACAAGCTCAGAGATTACCTCTGCTTTTATTTCCTGCGAAAGTTCGGCGATAATGTCGGCAGCGTCATTGGTTTCAAGCTCATCAAGCTCTTCTGCAATTTCTTTTGGCGAAAGGCGGCTTAAGATGTTTTCACGCAGATCTTCTTCCAGTTCCAGAAGAATTTCTGCCGTTTTATCACTATCTAGAACCTTAAAGATGTAGGTTGCCTCATCGAAATCTAATTCGTCTAAAATTTCGGCAATATCGGCATGATGCAGATCATTAAGCAAAACTTCCAGTTCACTGTCGTTTTTCTTATTGATTAGCTCCTCTAACTGATGTATAAATTCTTTACTAACTTTGAACTCCATTGGCTTCTATTTTTAGAGTTAGTTCAATAAATTCATCTACGCTAAGCTGCTCCGGACGTTTATCAAAGATAGTGTCTTCTCGCAAATTGTCTGATAAATTTAATGTTTTCAAACTGTTACGTAATGTTTTTCGTCTCTGCTGAAAAGCGGTTTTTACAACTGTAAAAAACAACTTTTCGCTGCAAGGAAGACTGTAATCTTCCTTTCGGGTCATTCTCATCACACCCGACTTCACCTTGGGCGGAGGAATAAAAACGTTTTCATTAACCGTAAACAGGTACTCTGTATCATAGAAAGCCTGAGCTAAAACTGATAATATTCCGTACGTTTTTGAGCCTTTCTTTTCGCAGATGCGTTCGGCTACTTCCTTTTGAAACATTCCTGAAAATTCTGGAATCTGGTCTCTAAGCTCTAATGTCCTAAAAACAATCTGAGAAGAAATATTGTACGGAAAGTTGCCAATTATGGCAAACTGTTTATTGTGGTAAACTTCATTTATATTATACTTCAGGAAATCCTGAGAGATAATCTTGTCTTTTAATTTCGGATAATTGGCATCCAGATACGCTACCGATTCGGTATCGATTTCAATAACGTGCGTGTTGATTGGTTTTTCAAGCAAATACTTAGTTAGCACACCCATCCCTGGTCCTATTTCTAAAACCTCATCATATCCTTTAAAGGTCAAAGTGTCTGCAATAGCTTTTGCGATACTTTCATCTTTAAGAAAGTGCTGTCCTAAATGTTTTTTTGCTTTTACTTTTTCCATTTCATTTCTTGTTTGCCACGAGGCTGCAAAAGTATTCTTTTTGTTGCAAAGGCACTAAGCTTCTACTACTTTTTTTGCCACTAAGGCACAAAGACCCAAAGTTTTATTCTTTTCTCTCGATTACAATAAGAAAATTGGTCTTTATTTTATTCTATTTTTCTCAACGGGAAATTTGCACATCCTTTCACGTAAACGCAAAAAACTATAAAATCTTTCAATTTTGACAGTTTTAGAAAATCTTCTTGTTGCGGTTTATTACGTTCCTCTTTTGTTTGAAATCGAATCTCCATCATATTTTTTTTAATGAAAACTGATAATCAAAAATTATTAGTGCTCCGAAACAACCTCCAATTCTGTTCTGAAAGAAAGCATTTTATCGGCAAATAAACCTAAAGCTTCTCTATGAAATTCTGGTTCGTCTTCGATATAAAACTTCTCAAGCGTTTCTTTGCTGTCTGTAACATATTGAACAGAATAAGTAATTCCCCCCATTTCTTCTTCAACGAGAACTTTTACAATTCGTGCTGAAGAAAATTTATTGGTCGCCAGAATTTCTGGTATGTGTTTTTCCTGCATCCATTTTAACCATTGGTCGTGAACGCTTTCGTGTATGTTTGTGGTAACGTTGTAAATAATCATTTTTTTTTGGACTTTCTTAGACTCCTTAGACATCTTAGATTTTTAGACTTTCCGATTTTTCATCTAAGAAGTCTAAAGATCTAACAATCTAAAAATCTTATTTATAAATTCTTATCCCCTCTTAACTCGCGGTATTTTTTTCTAGCATCAACAAAGTAAATACTGTCTTGATGGTTAAAAATTACCTTTTCATAAAGCGGTTTTGCTTTTTCTACATCTTTTAGCTCGTCATTGTAAATTTCGGCTGAGAAAAACAGTGCTTCATCCACATAAATTCCGTCGCTGTGATTGTCAATAATCTGCTGATATTGGCTTAAAGCAGAAGCAAAATCTTTCTGGCTTTCGTAAACTTTTCCTAAACGCAATAACGTTACAGCTTCTATTTCCTGACCTTTAAAGTTTTTTAGGATATTCTGAAACTGTGCTATCGCTTCTTGTTTTTTATTCTGATAAATTAAAAAATCTCCTTTTGCAAACTGCTTCAAAGCGACTTGAGTCGAGTCTGCGGCAGTATTGTCATTAATCAGTAAAAAATATTCTAGAGCATCGTTGGCAATCAACTGCGTGTTTGCTGCTTTTAACTCTTTGAATTGTTTATTCGCCCATTCAAAATCGCCTTTGTAATAACTCGTCTTTGCTGCTTTCAAACTTGCTTCGTGCGCCATGACATCATTCTTTAAATCCAATTGAATCTGCGAATAGTAAATCAGCGCCTGATTGTATTTTTCTTCCAAAAGCAAAATATCGGCCAGTTCCATTTTGGCGTCGGCTTTTTGATATTCGTTTAGATTTAATTCTAAAGCTTTTTTGACCACTGCCTTTCCTTCTTCTGTCTTTTTTAAATTAAAAGCCAAAAAATGGGCTTGAATGATTTGCAAAGATAAGGTAAAAGGACTGATTTCGTAAGTTGCCAGCAATTGCTTTAATTCCTGATCGATAATTGGATAATCTTTTTCCTGGGCTTTATCAATTTTAATCTGCATTAAATAGGCGTTTGACTGAATCTGCAAGCCTAAATCTTTTGTGTTTTGGAGAATGAAGTTCAGAATTTCTTCTGCTGTATCATTATCTCCTTCATTCATCGCAAACTGGCTCAAATTGACAATGCTCATCAACGATTCTGGCTCACGCTTGTAAATGGCTTTTTCTTGAATAAATGCTTTTCCAAATTCTTTCTGCTGCACATAAAACCAGCTTAGGTAATGATTCCAGAAAACATCTTGATCTTTTTGAGTTTTCAGAATTAACGCCTTACGCATTGCATCTTTAAAAGCTGTATTGTCTGTTTCGCCATTCATGAATCGGGACAATTGCGTCTGGATCAGATTGGTGTTTTGAGGATTTGTAAAAGATTCTGTCAACAATAAATCGATCATCAAATCGGTTTTTCCCAATTGTCCGTACAGCATTCCGATTTGAAAATTGAAGTTAAAATTGGGCTGCACCTGCATTGCGGTCTGATACGCTTTTAAGGCATATTCCAGCAATACTTTTTTCTCAAACGAACTGGCAACTCCGTAAACGTCATTTGGGTTTGCTTTTATTTTCTCGATGGCTTGTTCGTAATAATTTTTAGCTTTCGAATCGTTTTTCTGCAACTGGAAATTATATCCCAACTCAACCAAAAAAACGCCTTGTTTGTAGCGGTTGTAACGATCTTGAATAGCTTTTTCTGCGTTGGCAAATTGCTGCAATTGCTGATAGCAATCGACGGTTCTTAAAAAATACTGCGTATTGGATGGCGCACTTCGCAAAAGCTCTTCGTAACTGATTTTAGCTTTTTCGAAATCACCTTTGTCATAGTAATATTGAGCCAGCTGCTCGTTTTGGCCAAACGCAAAACCAGAACATAACAAAACTATATAAATCAATATGTTTTTCATATTGCAGTTTTTTTTAAGTTTTTAGCCAAGTTTAAACTAAAAACTTAAGACTTTAAATTGCTACTTCTTTTTTCGATTTCCAAAAGATCAAGCCTAAACCGATCAATATAAACGGAACGCTTAAAATCTGTCCCATATTAATCAGCATATCATTTTCAAAAGCTTCTTGATTTTCCTTGAAAAATTCAATTATAAAGCGAGCTGTAAATAATAAAGTTAAGAAAGTTCCAAAGATTAATCCCTTTGCATTTCTGATTTTTTCAGATTTGTACATATAAAACAGAATCACGAAAATCAATACATAAGCAAAAGCTTCATACAATTGTGTTGGATGTCTCGGAATCAGATCGTCTCTCTGAAAAACTACTCCCCAATTTCCGTTGGTTGGTTTTCCGTAGATTTCAGAATTCATAAAATTCCCCATTCTGATAAATGCCCCCGTCACAGGAACTGCAACTGCCATTTTATCTAAAAGCCCTAAAAATTGCACTTTGTATTTACGGCAGTACAAAATCATTGCTGTAATAACTCCAATCGATCCTCCGTGACTTGCCAAACCTTGATAGCCCACGAACTGGTAAGCTCCTTTAATTTTCTGGATTGGCAAAAGAATTTCTATCGGGTGTTTGAAGAAATAATCGGGCTCATAAAAGAAACAATGCCCAAGTCTGGCACCCAAAACAGTTCCGACAATAACATAAATCAATAAAGAATCGAGATTGTCCAAAGAAAGGTTTTCTTTTTTATAAATGTTTCTAACAATATAAAAACCTAAAAGAAGCCCGCAGGCAAAAAGAGCTCCGTAATATTTAAGAGGAAAACTATCTGTAATCCAGAAAATAACCGGATCTACGTTCCAATTTAAAATTCCATTCATCATGCTCCGTTTTTTAATTTCTATAAATTAAGAAAACCTAACAGATTTTATCCCGAAGCTTCGGGGCTGTTAGGTTTATATCTTAAAAACTATTTTTTTTAGTTTATAATATCAAATCCACAGTAAGGACGTAAAACTTCTGGAATTACGATTCCTTCTGGAGTTTGGTAATTTTCAATAATTCCGGCCAAAACTCTAGGAAGCGCCAAAGAACTTCCGTTAAGCGTATGCGCCAGCTGATTTTTTCCTTCTTTGTCTTTAAAACGTAATTTCAAGCGGTTTGCCTGG
This genomic interval carries:
- a CDS encoding exodeoxyribonuclease III, translated to MKIISYNVNGIRAAINKGFIEWLQQANPDVICLQEIKATQDQIPVDDITAAGYPFQYYYPATKKGYSGVAILSKTKPNNIVYGTGIHHMDFEGRNLRADFDDVSVMSLYLPSGTNIERLDHKFMFMDDFQNYINELKLTIPNLIICGDYNICHEAIDIHDPVRNKTVSGFLPAERAWLDAFMKSGFIDSFRHFNKEPHHYSWWSYRAGARGNNKGWRIDYNLVSNVLESRLKRAVILPDAMHSDHCPILVEID
- a CDS encoding lysophospholipid acyltransferase family protein, encoding MGLVTAKEVAKAINVEKYGVFGTFSGWILMKVLKISTLNKIYDRNKHLEDLDFLNGILDEMEIKFEIPEEDLKRLPKDGAYITISNHPLGGIDGILLLKLMLEREPNFKIIANFLLHRIVPMKKYIMPVNPFENHKDAKSSVIGIKETLRHLSDGKPLGIFPAGEVSTYKDGKLVVDKPWEEGALKLIRKAKVPVVPIYFHAKNSKLFYWLSKIDDTLRTAKLPSELLTQKDRVIKVRIGKPISVSEQNEIESFEEYSEFLRKKTYMLANPFEKDTKLIDTASLKIPKAPKKIVTPANESKLIDEVQALRDSDSRFLQSKNYEVFFASAKEIPNILHEIGRLREITFREVGEGTNESIDIDEYDQYYHHMFLWDDETKKIAGAYRMGLGSEIYPKYGIEGFYLTDLFRFEPELHDMMHKSIEMGRAFIVKEYQQKPMPLFLLWKGIIHTTLRHPEHKYLVGGVSISNQFSDFSKSLMIEFMKSNYYDPYIAQYIHPKKAYKVKLKDADKDFIFDEAESDLNKFDKIIDELEPGNLRLPVLIKKYIKQNARVVAFNVDPLFNNAIDGLMYIRIADIPESTMKPVIEEFQIELEKKLSEKED
- a CDS encoding TM2 domain-containing protein, whose protein sequence is METTKPESWNTPSQPKQENKKVLAGLMGILFGSLGIHKFVLGYTQEGIIQIVISVVTCGIGSIIGFIEGIIYLTKSDEEFYQTYQVGKKGWF
- a CDS encoding DUF805 domain-containing protein, coding for MIEWYKIAMFENYANFSGRARRSEYWYFRLATTLIFFVFIFLAVIASILGGVTLGLPIAIGLFVLYAIASIIPSLAVTVRRMHDLGKSGWNILISCIPLVGPIWFLVLLATEGEQGENYYGPDPKSTIEEIDEIGINN
- a CDS encoding 2-hydroxyacid dehydrogenase produces the protein MSVKILHIDSNNPILWNQLEEAGFENHADFKSSKEEIEAKIQEYNGIVIRSRFKIDKAFLDKATKLQFIARVGAGLESIDCEYASARGIHLIAAPEGNRNAVAEHSLGVILSLFNNLNQADAEVKAGHWNRESNRGHELDLKTVGIIGYGNMGKAFAKKLRGFDTEVLCYDILDNVGDENARQVSLEELREKTDVLSLHLPWTPETDKMVNKSFINAFKKPFWIINTSRGKNIVTADLVEAMKEKKVLGAGLDVLEYEKLSFETLFQENNTPEALQYLMEAKNVLLTPHIAGWTFESHERLAQVIVDKIKAVYGKI
- the nhaA gene encoding Na+/H+ antiporter NhaA, with protein sequence MKLTKTFKAFFENEKSGGIILLFVTILSLYLANSSFHIPYVAFWEKEISGHSLTHWINDGLMTIFFLLIGLELEREIYHGELSNIKNASLPIMAAFGGMLVPAAIFLALNYGTTTQNGAGIPMATDIAFAIGILSLLGNKVPTSLKVFLTALAVIDDLGAIIVIAVFYTTSISFLNLGIALGIWGLLFVLNRMKIHNLIPYLIGGAIMWYFMLNSGVHATITGVILAFVIPFGDGGEKTSSYRLQHFLHQPVAFFILPLFAIANTAITITENWHEGLDHVNTYGIILGLVVGKPLGILLFSSVGVTSGLCILPKNLKWSHILGAGMLGGIGFTMSIFITVLAFKNPEIVVFSKIAILIASFLAGLLGFVYLKYTLNKKTSKK
- the proC gene encoding pyrroline-5-carboxylate reductase → MKVHIIGGGNLGVSIALGIAKFSKNNQVTVTRRNTASIQYLSEYGITVSNDNKHNIQEADVVILTIKPYQVDTVLAEILPVIQNKTIASAVSGLSLDMLQSKTNFEYPVVRIMPNIAAQFGESATCISFPEKYKENASPVVDLFQDLGTAPVIDEKLMDAATVLGACGTAYALRYIRASMQAGIEIGFDSNTALAIAAQTVKGAAKMLLEERVHPEQLIDRVTTPQGCTIVGLNEMEHNGFSSSLIKGIKTSLKQIKG
- the mgtE gene encoding magnesium transporter, whose product is MEFKVSKEFIHQLEELINKKNDSELEVLLNDLHHADIAEILDELDFDEATYIFKVLDSDKTAEILLELEEDLRENILSRLSPKEIAEELDELETNDAADIIAELSQEIKAEVISELVDVEHAKDIVDLLRYDENTAGGLMGKELVKVNENWTVLTCVKEMRIQAENVSRVHSIYVVDDENRLKGRLSLKDLLTSSTKTQIGDVYIRKLNFVKVDTEDVEVARIMQKYDLEAIPVVDELGRLVGRITIDDIVDVIKEEADKDYQLAAGITQDVESNDSVYELTKARLPWLLIGMVIEIVASFVLKGNESTFQKYSTLIIFVPLLSATAGNIGVQASAIVVQGLANGTLKDFSRGYFTKEITVSMISGSIISLLLLGYHSIMYQQYLVGFAISISMIVVILFAATLGTLVPLFLNKNKIDPAIATGPFITTTNDVFGIMLYFGVANLILGF